In Alteracholeplasma palmae J233, a single genomic region encodes these proteins:
- a CDS encoding ribonuclease J, producing MSEIRIFALGGLGENGKNMYVVDVDKQYFILDAGLKYPSNDMHGVDEIIPNYKMLIPIKDRIKGFFMSHAHEDHIGALPHMIKELNVPVYATNFTMQIIKDNLKDKDLDLNEFKLNTVTQDSIIKFDNVKVTFFNTTHSIPESVGVAIHTMDGSIVYTSDFTFIQQGDSKYQTDFKKINEIANKKVLALLTESVGSTLTQDSGIGQALIHKINSVYANASGRIIVSLFSSDLLKIQRIIDISLAHKKKIAIIGRRAQRIVDIAIENGYLDIPKEALTNLRYIDEKNKNDDNNLVALVTGSRHEPFYMLQRMCKKADRLIHINENDTVLLMTAPVPGTEKMAARTLDVLSRSDANVTVIDKRLLSSSHATGEEIKMMINLLRPTYIIPTIGEYRHQYGVRNLAKDLGYTHDNVFLLDNGDSFNYKTGKEAYIAKKDIPNVGEILIDGTPVVDGNDQVIKDRELLAAEGVIMIVANVNPKTKKILGEPEIISKGFIYVKESEELLNQVKLIFTETSKEYLKQKYINWNDYKQGLRESISKFLYQETRRKPIMIPVLISTEA from the coding sequence ATGAGTGAAATACGTATTTTTGCCTTGGGTGGACTTGGCGAAAATGGAAAGAATATGTATGTTGTTGATGTAGACAAACAATACTTTATTCTTGACGCAGGATTAAAATACCCATCAAATGATATGCATGGGGTAGATGAAATTATTCCTAATTATAAAATGTTAATACCAATAAAAGATCGCATTAAAGGATTTTTCATGTCACATGCCCATGAAGATCATATAGGAGCTTTACCACATATGATTAAGGAACTTAATGTTCCAGTTTATGCAACAAACTTTACAATGCAAATTATAAAAGATAATTTAAAAGATAAAGATTTAGACTTAAATGAATTCAAATTAAATACTGTTACACAAGATAGTATTATTAAATTTGATAATGTTAAAGTGACATTCTTTAATACAACGCACTCAATACCAGAATCTGTAGGTGTTGCTATCCATACAATGGATGGATCAATTGTTTATACTAGTGATTTTACTTTTATTCAACAAGGTGATAGTAAGTACCAAACTGACTTTAAGAAAATAAATGAAATTGCAAATAAAAAAGTCTTAGCATTGTTAACAGAATCAGTAGGTTCAACATTAACACAAGATAGTGGTATTGGACAAGCATTAATCCATAAAATTAATAGTGTCTATGCCAATGCCTCAGGAAGAATTATTGTCTCGTTATTTTCATCTGACTTACTTAAAATTCAAAGAATCATTGATATTTCATTAGCACATAAAAAGAAAATCGCAATTATCGGAAGACGCGCTCAAAGAATAGTTGATATCGCTATTGAAAATGGGTATTTAGATATTCCAAAAGAAGCTTTAACTAACTTAAGATATATTGATGAAAAGAATAAAAATGATGATAACAACTTAGTTGCACTTGTAACAGGAAGTAGACATGAACCTTTCTATATGTTACAAAGAATGTGCAAAAAAGCAGATAGACTGATTCATATTAATGAAAATGATACAGTTTTATTAATGACTGCACCAGTTCCAGGAACTGAAAAAATGGCTGCACGCACCCTAGATGTTCTATCTCGCAGTGATGCAAATGTTACAGTAATTGATAAAAGATTATTATCTTCTTCACATGCTACAGGAGAAGAAATAAAAATGATGATTAATTTGTTAAGACCAACATATATTATTCCAACTATTGGTGAATATAGACATCAATATGGTGTCCGTAATTTAGCTAAAGATTTAGGATATACTCATGACAATGTCTTTTTATTAGATAATGGGGATAGTTTCAATTATAAAACAGGTAAAGAAGCTTACATAGCTAAAAAAGATATTCCTAATGTAGGAGAAATATTAATTGATGGAACACCGGTTGTAGATGGTAACGATCAAGTGATAAAAGACCGTGAACTATTAGCAGCAGAAGGTGTTATTATGATAGTTGCAAACGTTAATCCTAAAACTAAAAAAATCTTAGGTGAACCAGAAATTATTAGTAAAGGATTCATCTATGTTAAAGAATCAGAAGAATTATTAAATCAAGTTAAATTGATATTTACTGAAACAAGTAAAGAATACTTAAAACAAAAATATATTAACTGGAATGATTACAAACAAGGCTTACGTGAAAGTATAAGTAAATTCCTATACCAAGAAACTAGAAGAAAACCTATTATGATACCAGTTTTAATATCAACAGAAGCTTAA
- a CDS encoding energy-coupled thiamine transporter ThiT, which produces MKQKELKKLTTGSILAAIAVVLGVIIKYTPGINLEMPNGGAVFGIYIVPVILSGMILGYKYGILTGLIYGVVSWLLDGYVIHWGSIFFDYLIPFSLMGFAGSLFYGKGLSNWKNIVFAFLIAAVFRWIMHGFSGVLFFQQYAGDYNPWFYSFIIYNAPYVFAGATISLVITLIIRKPLVDLTKELQLN; this is translated from the coding sequence ATGAAACAAAAGGAATTAAAGAAACTGACTACTGGATCTATTTTAGCAGCGATTGCAGTAGTATTAGGAGTAATCATCAAATATACTCCAGGAATTAACTTAGAAATGCCAAACGGCGGAGCTGTATTTGGTATTTATATAGTGCCAGTCATTTTATCTGGAATGATACTAGGCTATAAATACGGTATTCTAACAGGTCTAATTTATGGAGTTGTTAGTTGGCTTTTAGATGGCTATGTTATTCATTGGGGAAGTATTTTCTTTGATTATCTGATCCCATTTAGTTTGATGGGCTTTGCTGGTTCATTATTTTATGGCAAAGGTTTATCAAACTGGAAAAATATTGTATTTGCATTTTTAATAGCAGCAGTCTTTAGATGGATTATGCATGGTTTTAGTGGCGTATTATTTTTCCAACAATATGCAGGAGACTATAATCCATGGTTCTACTCATTTATCATTTATAATGCACCCTACGTATTTGCAGGGGCAACAATCAGTTTAGTAATTACACTTATCATTAGAAAACCTTTAGTAGATTTAACTAAAGAGTTACAATTAAATTAA
- a CDS encoding ABC-F family ATP-binding cassette domain-containing protein has translation MIQASNISLGHGKDVLFEDVNIRFTAENCYGLIGANGAGKSTFLKILAKELEPTTGEIIVDKGKRISFLKQDHFAYNEYSVLDTVIMGNKELYKVMKEKDELYMKEEFTDEDGIKAGELEALFAEMDGWNSESDAAILLSGLGVSYDKHDLIMKDLDSVDKVKVLLAQSLFGNPDILLLDEPTNHLDQNAIVWLEEFLINFKNTIIVVSHDRHFINKVCTHIADIDYGKIQIFTGNYDFWYESSQLILKQQKDSNKKKEEKVKELQDFVARFSANASKSKQATSRKKLLEKITIDELKPSNRKYPFIEFKPEREIGQEVLVVDKLSKTIDGVKVLDNVSFILSRTDKVALVGPNELAKTTLFDIISGKIEPDSGTFKWGVTTKFSYFIKDHNYEFENNLNIFDWLMQYSKTDEIAYVRGFLGRMLFSGDDVTKKVRILSGGEKVRCMLSKMMMAEANVLLLDEPTNHLDMESITALNNSLEKFNGVIIFTSQDHQLVDTTANKLIEINKDGTIKEYMMNYEEYLKLEK, from the coding sequence ATGATACAAGCAAGTAATATTTCATTAGGACATGGAAAAGATGTTTTATTTGAAGATGTTAATATTAGATTTACAGCAGAAAATTGTTATGGATTAATTGGCGCTAATGGAGCAGGTAAATCAACCTTCTTAAAAATTTTAGCTAAAGAATTAGAACCAACTACAGGAGAAATTATTGTTGATAAAGGAAAAAGAATTTCCTTTTTAAAACAAGATCACTTTGCTTATAATGAATATTCTGTTTTAGATACAGTAATTATGGGAAATAAAGAATTATATAAAGTTATGAAAGAAAAAGATGAACTTTATATGAAAGAAGAGTTTACCGATGAAGACGGTATTAAAGCAGGAGAATTAGAAGCTTTATTTGCTGAAATGGATGGGTGGAATTCAGAAAGTGATGCTGCTATCCTTTTAAGCGGTTTAGGTGTTTCATACGACAAGCATGACTTGATTATGAAAGATCTAGACAGTGTGGATAAAGTTAAGGTTTTATTAGCGCAAAGTTTATTTGGAAATCCTGATATTCTATTATTAGACGAACCAACAAACCACTTAGACCAAAACGCAATCGTTTGGTTAGAAGAGTTTTTAATTAACTTTAAAAATACAATTATTGTTGTATCACACGATAGACATTTTATTAATAAAGTATGTACACATATTGCGGATATTGACTATGGTAAAATCCAAATATTTACTGGTAACTATGATTTTTGGTATGAATCAAGTCAATTGATCTTAAAACAACAAAAAGATTCTAATAAGAAAAAAGAAGAAAAAGTTAAAGAATTACAAGACTTTGTGGCAAGATTTAGTGCCAATGCTTCAAAATCTAAACAAGCAACTTCAAGAAAGAAATTATTAGAAAAAATCACTATTGATGAATTAAAACCTTCAAACAGAAAATATCCTTTTATTGAATTTAAACCAGAAAGAGAAATTGGACAAGAAGTTTTAGTAGTTGATAAACTATCTAAAACAATTGATGGTGTTAAAGTTTTAGATAATGTATCATTCATTCTTAGTAGAACTGATAAAGTAGCATTAGTAGGGCCAAATGAACTTGCTAAGACAACTTTATTTGATATTATATCTGGTAAAATTGAGCCAGATAGTGGTACTTTTAAATGGGGAGTAACTACTAAATTCTCATATTTTATAAAAGATCATAATTATGAATTTGAAAACAATCTTAATATCTTTGATTGGTTGATGCAATATTCAAAAACAGATGAAATTGCTTATGTAAGAGGCTTCTTAGGTAGAATGCTATTTAGTGGTGATGATGTTACTAAGAAGGTTAGAATCTTATCTGGTGGAGAAAAAGTAAGATGTATGCTGTCTAAGATGATGATGGCTGAGGCAAACGTTCTTTTATTAGATGAACCAACAAACCACTTAGATATGGAATCTATTACTGCACTTAATAACAGTTTAGAGAAATTTAACGGAGTAATTATATTTACTTCACAAGATCATCAATTAGTTGATACTACAGCTAATAAACTGATTGAGATTAATAAAGATGGTACGATAAAAGAGTATATGATGAATTACGAAGAATACTTAAAACTAGAAAAATAA
- the recU gene encoding Holliday junction resolvase RecU, with protein sequence MNYPNKKKSFQKEVNKANLGMTLESDIDATNRYYLDSGIAVIHKKPTPIQVVNVSYPARNKAKITEAYYKTPSTTDYNGVFKGKYIDFDAKETNSTTSFPLKNIHPHQISHLTSVEKQNGIAFFIIHFKPYNEYYILPIHLLMPLWENQYKEKGRKSIPYAYFKDNLHQIHFSYQPRLDYLKVIQTVFNF encoded by the coding sequence ATGAATTATCCAAACAAAAAGAAATCCTTTCAAAAAGAGGTTAATAAAGCCAACTTAGGTATGACTTTAGAATCTGACATAGATGCTACAAATCGGTACTATTTAGATAGTGGTATTGCCGTCATTCACAAAAAACCTACTCCAATTCAGGTAGTAAACGTTAGTTATCCTGCTAGAAATAAAGCAAAGATTACTGAAGCTTATTATAAAACCCCTTCTACAACCGATTACAACGGTGTCTTTAAAGGCAAATATATAGATTTTGATGCTAAAGAAACGAATTCAACAACTTCTTTTCCATTGAAAAATATTCATCCCCATCAAATAAGCCATTTAACTAGTGTAGAAAAACAAAACGGTATTGCTTTTTTCATCATTCATTTTAAGCCTTATAATGAGTATTATATTTTACCTATTCATTTACTCATGCCTTTATGGGAAAATCAATATAAAGAAAAGGGACGAAAATCCATCCCTTATGCTTATTTTAAAGATAATCTCCATCAAATTCATTTTAGTTACCAGCCTAGATTAGACTATCTTAAAGTGATTCAAACAGTATTTAATTTTTAA